From Salvia splendens isolate huo1 chromosome 3, SspV2, whole genome shotgun sequence, a single genomic window includes:
- the LOC121796869 gene encoding uncharacterized protein LOC121796869, translating to MPPRRQAGRPGRYAQAPEHVPQRNQAGGAGAQPPPPPPPPPVVPERRVEEIFLKQNPPVFNGVGNPATAETWVRAIERIFDFLQCTDRERLSCVKFQLVESADFWWEARRKVMTREQLEHLTWEEFKNELYGKYVPKSYRKAKEVEFYSLKQGKMSVIEYDRLFCDMSRYAPGLVDTDEKMAEKFCTGLRSEIRMALASHGGLSYAESLGRALDIEAAMPKERPTTHVTTAPPPPQQQFPREKRKWEGDRVPTEAKKPQFAPKPQQNHWYQTAPTTTVERRAQAPQCARCSKRHDGECKVGTDGCFHCGQKGYFARNCPSKATGMGGQRPQLRALQVEPRRENAMLPAPRPQRQLRPRLPPQARAFALQQKQAKAEGGKREQGNLADVMEHSMRVSSPVGGLIDISRTCSNIKFSMGNLNLVAHNLHVMLMWSVDIILGIDWLAENYATIRCKERQIALQYPGTEPVIFHGISMRKSKSIISALQATTMMRKGCPAYLVFLNEEERKDKKIEDVAIVREYPDVFPEKLPGLPPNRQLEFSIDLEPGSAPISKAPYRMAPRELEELKMQLQELLDLGFIRPSVSPWGAPRELNKITLKNKYPLPRIDDLFDQLQGAGVFSKMDLRSGYHQLRVRQDDIPKTAFRTRYGHYEFTVMPFGLTNAPAVFMDLMNRVFHPYLDKFVLVFIDDVLIYSKNEKEHEEHLRATLETIRAEKLYAKFSKLTAEGIRVDPAKVEAVQRWQSPATPNEIRSFLGLAGYYRRFIEGFSKIARPMTQQLKKGVKVNWTPECEASFQLLKKKLTTAPVLVVPEAGVDYVV from the exons atgcctcccaGAAGACAAGCAGGCAGGCCAGGAAGGTACGCGCAAGCACCAGAACATGTACCCCAGAGAAACCAAGCTGGGGGAGCAGGAGCtcaaccaccacctcctccaccaccgcctcctgTAGTACCAGAGAGGCGAGTGGAAGAAATATTCCTCAAACAGAACCCACCTGTGTTCAATGGTGTGGGAAATCCAGCTACGGCAGAGACCTGGGTGCGTGCGATTGAGCGCATCTTTGATTTTCTTCAGTGCACTGACAGAGAGCGACTCTCATGTGTGAAGTTTCAGTTGGTTGAGTCCGCCGACTTCTGGTGGGAAGCCAGGCGAAAGGTTATGACTCGTGAACAGTTGGAACACCTGACCTGGGAGGAGTTTAAGAATGAACTGTACGGCAAGTACGTCCCCAAGAGCTACCGCAAGGCCAAAGAGGTGGAGTTTTACAGTTTGAAACAGGGAAAAATGTCAGTGATCGAGTACGATAGATTGTTCTGTGACATGTCACGCTATGCGCCCGGACTAGTAGACACGGACGAGAAAATGGCCGAAAAGTTCTGTACTGGCCTGAGATCGGAAATAAGAATGGCTCTGGCCAGTCATGGAGGTCTGTCTTATGCCGAGTCATTGGGCCGGGCCCTGgacattgaggcagctatgcccaaagagaggCCGACGACACATGTCACCACTGCTCCACCGCCGCCACAGCAGCAGTTCCCTCGAGAaaagaggaagtgggaaggaGACCGAGTCCCGACTGAGGCTAAGAAACCACAGTTTGCCCCTAAGCCACAGCAGAACCATTGGTACCAAACAGCCCCGACTACAACTGTAGAGCGCCGAGCCCAGGCACCTCAATGTGCGAGATGCTCGAAGAGACATGACGGCGAGTGTAAGGTCGGGACTGATGGGTGTTTCCACTGCGGGCAGAAGGGATATTTTGCCAGAAACTGCCCGAGCAAGGCGACTGGAATGGGAGGACAGCGTCCGCAACTGCGGGCACTCCAGGTTGAACCAAGGAGAGAGAATGCGATGCTCCCTGCACCACGTCCTCAACGACAGCTACGCCCGAGACTTCCCCCACAGGCAAGAGCCTTCGCACTGCAGCAGAAGCAGGCCAAGGCCGAGGGAGGGAAACGGGAGCAAGgcaatttggcag ATGTGATGGAACATAGTATGAGGGTGTCCTCACCCGTAGGAGGCCTTATAGATATCTCACGAACGTGCTCAAACATAAAATTTTCCATGGGAAACCTGAACCTAGTAGCTCATAACTTACATGTGATGTTGATGTGGAGCGTCGACATTATACTAGGAATAGATTGGTTAGCCGAGAACTATGCCACCAtccgttgtaaggagagacagatagCACTACAATACCCCGGGACAGAACCCGTAATCTTTCATGGGATCTCCATGAGGAAAAGCAAGTCGATTATTTCTGCCCTACAAGCAACAACCATGATGAGGAAAGGATGCCCTGCATACCTCGTCTTTTTGAACGAAGAAGAGAGAAAGGACAAGAAAATTGAGGACGTGGCAATAGTACGAGAATATCCTGATGTATTCCCAGAGAAACTACCAGGCTTGCCACCGAACAGGCAATTGGAGTTCAgcatcgatctggaaccaggatcAGCTCCAATATCGAAGGCGCCTTACAGAATGGCACCAagggagttagaggaactcaaaaTGCAATTACAGGAACTACTAGACCTGGGcttcattcgacccagtgtgtcgccgtggggCGCACCA cgagagctgaacaaaataaccctcaagaacaagtacccttTACCGAGAATCGATGACCTCTTCGATCAGCTGCAAGGAGCTGGAGTGTTctcgaagatggatttgagatcgGGTTATCACCAGTTGAGAGTTCGACAAGACGATATACCAAAGACTGCGTTCCGCACCAgatatggccattatgagttcacggtaatgccttttgggcttaCCAATGCTCCAGctgtgttcatggacctaatgaaccgcgtgttccacccGTACCTGGACAAGTTCGTtctggtcttcatagatgatgtgctcatCTACTCGAAGAACGAAAAGGAACACGAAGAACATTTGAGGGCCACCTTGGAAACGATaagagccgagaaactctatgctaagttcagcaagt tgacagcagaagggatccgagtagaccccgctaaggttgaggccgtgcaacgttggcagtcaccagcgacgcccaatgaaattcgaagtttcctaggtctggcaggatactatcgaagattcattgaggggttttctaaaatagcgaggccgatgactcaacagctcaagaaaggagttaaagtcaattggaccccagaatgtgaagcaagttTCCAGTTGCTAAAGAaaaagttgaccacagcgcCAGTTTTAGTTGTGCCAGAAGCGGGAgtcgactatgtggt